A region from the Aquimarina sp. ERC-38 genome encodes:
- a CDS encoding NHLP bacteriocin export ABC transporter permease/ATPase subunit encodes MFENEKIHIGINKNLILKDQDRFWMVTSGSVDIFWVALDKEGSYKSNLNFLYTAQKGELIFSLLTGEPETDIRLIAVSTEARVIAINKNRLLQVDHTFLQFHIEKWLIKTTHAVQDIHAPRVFTALDKLKDIQLTKNEIAYPHKGVAWCRVEKGSIAAYGDTTDQPLKLPFKNTIPVTASLYVTALEKETNLKIFTTREVLKDEILFMLSLNQVQEHLFKKLQHRIAAQIKGQETKILNKIQSEKEKLNNSLGKLGDIVNKKVKNKALNTTHSSSTLQNKLHTACQYIGDQAGFNFEYPKNETQKESNTTNQLFALAQASKVRTRKIILRGIWWKEENGHLLAFLKETKEPVALLQKDATHYILKNPETGKETPVTQEVAATLDPISYMFFYGFSETITSVKKLYHFAIQGIKRDSKFLLIAAFAGSVIGLLVPILSGVLFDDVIPTADRSLLMEVFIIMMVIGLVTAGLQLIQGVLQLRVETKSSINLQAGVIDHLLRLPVSFYKKYTAGDLTNRALSINAIRQILSNTVMTAVLSGAFSFVNLILLFYYQSSLAWIGVGLAVLAVAFISTIGYLKLKYDRDISESQGELQGFLFEFLSGITKIRITGGEKRIFSLWAERFARLKQLGFSSGSYQNHVEIFNSSYPLFTNIFFFSFLFYTIKTASPGAAVITVGAFMAFISAFNQFLGDCLKMSMALISSLNVITLYERVQPILEEIPESSVGSLDPGELAGEIEINSVSFRYHEEQPLVLKDVSFRIQPGEMVAFVGTSGSGKSTIMRLLLGFEEPETGAVYYDGHAFEKMNKDLVRRQIGVVLQNGALMSGSIYKNIVGNSELTLEDAWEAARMAGMEEDIKQMPMEMHTVISEGAGTFSGGQRQRLMIARAIAHKPRLLFMDEATSALDNRTQNIVSESLDKLQATRIVIAHRLSTVVNADRIFVLDKGMIVESGTYNELLEMDGVFTTLAKRQMV; translated from the coding sequence ATGTTTGAAAACGAAAAAATACATATAGGGATTAACAAAAACCTGATTTTAAAGGATCAGGACCGGTTTTGGATGGTGACTTCCGGTAGCGTTGATATCTTTTGGGTAGCTTTAGATAAAGAGGGTTCTTATAAAAGTAACCTAAACTTTTTATATACAGCTCAAAAAGGAGAACTTATTTTCAGTTTACTTACTGGTGAACCGGAAACTGATATTCGTTTAATTGCCGTAAGTACAGAAGCACGGGTTATTGCGATTAATAAAAACAGGTTATTACAAGTTGACCATACTTTTTTACAATTTCATATAGAAAAATGGTTGATCAAAACAACCCATGCTGTGCAGGATATCCATGCTCCACGAGTTTTTACTGCTTTAGATAAACTAAAAGACATACAACTTACTAAAAATGAAATTGCTTACCCGCATAAAGGAGTAGCCTGGTGCCGGGTGGAAAAAGGAAGTATCGCTGCATATGGAGATACAACGGATCAACCTCTTAAACTTCCTTTTAAAAACACCATTCCGGTAACCGCTTCCTTATACGTAACTGCACTTGAGAAAGAAACCAACCTGAAAATATTTACTACCAGGGAAGTACTAAAAGATGAAATCCTATTTATGCTTTCCCTTAACCAGGTACAGGAACACCTATTTAAAAAATTGCAACATAGAATAGCTGCACAAATAAAAGGACAGGAAACTAAAATCCTGAACAAAATACAATCAGAAAAAGAAAAATTAAATAATTCTCTGGGGAAACTAGGGGATATTGTGAATAAGAAAGTAAAAAACAAAGCTTTAAATACGACTCATAGTTCTAGTACACTTCAAAATAAATTACATACTGCTTGTCAATATATAGGAGATCAGGCTGGGTTTAACTTTGAGTATCCTAAAAACGAAACACAAAAAGAAAGCAATACTACCAATCAGTTATTTGCCTTAGCTCAGGCTTCCAAGGTTAGAACCCGAAAAATAATTCTACGGGGTATTTGGTGGAAGGAGGAAAACGGTCATCTATTAGCTTTTTTAAAAGAAACGAAAGAACCAGTTGCCTTATTACAAAAGGATGCTACCCATTATATACTTAAAAATCCGGAGACAGGTAAAGAAACTCCCGTTACACAAGAAGTTGCCGCTACTTTAGATCCAATCAGTTATATGTTCTTTTACGGGTTTTCAGAAACTATAACTTCAGTTAAAAAACTTTATCATTTTGCGATCCAGGGTATTAAAAGAGATTCAAAATTTTTATTAATAGCTGCTTTTGCCGGAAGTGTGATTGGTTTACTCGTTCCCATCTTATCGGGAGTACTTTTTGATGATGTAATTCCTACTGCCGATCGCTCTTTGTTGATGGAAGTATTTATTATTATGATGGTAATCGGACTGGTAACTGCCGGACTACAATTGATACAAGGCGTACTTCAACTAAGGGTAGAAACCAAGTCCAGTATTAATTTACAGGCAGGGGTAATTGACCATTTGCTAAGGTTACCCGTATCATTTTACAAAAAATATACCGCAGGAGACTTAACTAATCGGGCGTTGAGTATTAATGCCATACGCCAAATTTTATCTAATACCGTGATGACCGCAGTATTAAGTGGTGCTTTCTCTTTTGTAAATCTAATTTTACTATTTTATTATCAGTCCAGTCTTGCTTGGATTGGGGTAGGATTGGCGGTGTTAGCTGTGGCCTTTATCAGTACCATTGGATATTTAAAATTAAAATATGACCGGGATATTTCTGAATCTCAAGGTGAGTTACAAGGATTTTTATTTGAATTTTTATCCGGAATTACAAAAATCCGGATTACCGGGGGTGAAAAACGGATTTTTTCACTGTGGGCAGAACGTTTTGCAAGACTAAAACAACTTGGTTTTTCTTCAGGAAGTTATCAAAATCATGTGGAAATTTTTAATAGTTCTTATCCACTCTTTACCAATATTTTCTTTTTCTCTTTTCTGTTTTATACAATAAAAACAGCGAGCCCCGGTGCTGCTGTCATTACCGTAGGAGCCTTTATGGCCTTTATCAGTGCTTTTAACCAATTTCTGGGAGATTGTTTAAAGATGAGCATGGCGTTAATTTCATCCTTAAATGTAATTACCTTATACGAACGGGTACAACCTATTCTGGAAGAAATACCGGAATCATCCGTAGGAAGTTTGGATCCGGGTGAACTAGCTGGTGAAATTGAAATTAATTCGGTTTCCTTTAGATATCATGAAGAACAACCTTTAGTATTAAAAGATGTTTCTTTTCGTATTCAACCTGGAGAAATGGTAGCCTTTGTAGGAACGTCAGGATCCGGTAAATCTACGATCATGCGGTTGTTATTAGGTTTTGAAGAACCAGAAACCGGAGCAGTATACTACGACGGGCATGCGTTTGAAAAGATGAATAAAGACCTGGTACGTAGACAAATTGGGGTGGTATTACAAAACGGAGCGCTAATGTCAGGTAGTATCTATAAAAATATTGTTGGAAACTCAGAACTCACCCTTGAAGATGCCTGGGAAGCAGCACGGATGGCAGGAATGGAAGAAGATATTAAACAAATGCCTATGGAAATGCATACGGTTATCAGTGAAGGAGCGGGTACGTTCTCAGGAGGGCAACGCCAACGTTTAATGATCGCCCGGGCAATAGCTCATAAACCCAGGTTATTATTTATGGACGAAGCCACCAGTGCCCTGGATAATAGAACTCAAAATATTGTTTCTGAAAGTCTGGATAAATTACAAGCCACCCGTATTGTAATTGCACATCGTTTAAGTACGGTAGTAAATGCCGATAGAATCTTTGTGTTAGATAAAGGAATGATCGTGGAGTCGGGTACTTATAATGAATTATTAGAAATGGACGGAGTATTTACTACCCTTGCTAAACGTCAAATGGTATGA
- a CDS encoding NHLP family bacteriocin export ABC transporter peptidase/permease/ATPase subunit: MFNIKQKNTKTEKLPRPIKTPTVLQMEAVECGAAALSIILGYHGRFVPLEKLRIACGVSRDGLKATNILKAARQFGLEAKGFAKSIEKLKKVKAPAIIFWNFNHFLVLEGFTKNKVCLNDPAQGRYQVTHEEFDDAFTGVVMTFEPNEVFEKADEKKSLRSSLLSRISGSEMSVTYIILASLFLVIPGLVIPSFTKVFIDKYLINGISGFVMPLLLIMGIVLLVNSGLVYLQQYYLLRLETKLALTTSSKFLWHVFHLPISFFTQRYSGEIGSRVSLNDKVARLLSGDLANAVLNVIVVVFYAILMLSYDVLLTVIGVCMATLNILALRYVSRARKDGNRNLTNENGKLLGTTTSGISMIETLKASGRESDFFTTWSGYLAKVMNAQQNLGWLTARLNVIPPLLMSLTTTTIMGLGALRVMDGQMTLGMLVAFLYLMNNFMRPVNQLVTTGSLLQETEGDMNRIDDVLNYEKEEEFIKEEENAQTSNEVNVNKAVPTQKLIGYVELKDISFGYNTTMPALIDNFNLKLTPGSRIALVGGSGSGKSTVAKLVSGLYKPWGGQLLFDGQDRSEIPRHVMTESLAVIDQEVLMFKGSIQENISFWDENLPETDMIQSARDAAIHDTISARVNAYDAEVLERGTNFSGGQRQRLEIARALALNPSVLVLDEATSALDPKSEKVVMDNIKRRGCTCLIVAHRLSTIMDCDEIIVMEYGKIVERGTHEELIKNNGVYTKLIDAK, encoded by the coding sequence ATGTTTAACATAAAACAAAAAAATACAAAGACCGAAAAACTACCCCGTCCGATAAAAACGCCTACGGTTTTGCAGATGGAAGCTGTAGAATGCGGGGCGGCGGCATTAAGTATTATTTTAGGGTACCACGGACGTTTTGTACCCCTCGAAAAATTAAGAATAGCTTGCGGGGTATCTCGGGATGGGTTAAAAGCAACTAATATCTTAAAAGCAGCAAGGCAATTCGGATTAGAAGCTAAGGGTTTTGCTAAGTCTATCGAAAAGCTAAAAAAAGTAAAGGCACCCGCCATTATTTTTTGGAATTTTAATCACTTTTTAGTCCTGGAAGGATTTACCAAGAATAAAGTGTGTTTAAACGATCCCGCCCAGGGAAGGTACCAGGTCACCCACGAAGAATTTGACGATGCATTTACCGGGGTAGTCATGACTTTTGAACCTAATGAAGTATTTGAAAAAGCTGATGAAAAAAAGAGCCTCCGATCTTCTTTACTTTCTCGTATTTCAGGTTCGGAGATGAGTGTTACCTATATTATCTTGGCAAGTTTATTTTTAGTAATTCCCGGACTGGTAATTCCTTCGTTCACCAAAGTGTTTATTGATAAATACTTGATTAACGGTATTTCCGGATTTGTCATGCCTTTGCTACTAATTATGGGGATTGTATTATTAGTTAACTCCGGGTTAGTGTATTTGCAACAGTATTATTTACTTCGGTTAGAAACCAAATTAGCACTTACCACTTCCAGTAAATTCTTATGGCATGTATTTCACTTACCCATTTCCTTTTTTACGCAACGGTACAGTGGCGAAATTGGAAGCCGAGTCTCTCTAAATGACAAAGTAGCCCGTTTACTAAGCGGAGATTTGGCAAATGCGGTATTAAACGTAATTGTAGTCGTATTTTATGCCATTTTGATGCTATCCTATGATGTATTGTTAACCGTCATTGGAGTCTGTATGGCTACCTTAAACATTCTGGCATTACGTTATGTCTCTCGTGCACGAAAAGATGGCAATCGAAATCTTACTAACGAAAACGGAAAATTATTAGGGACTACCACTTCCGGAATTAGTATGATTGAAACTTTAAAAGCTTCCGGAAGAGAAAGTGATTTTTTTACCACCTGGTCAGGATATTTGGCCAAAGTAATGAATGCACAACAAAATTTAGGTTGGCTTACCGCACGTTTAAATGTGATTCCGCCGCTATTGATGTCCTTAACCACTACAACGATAATGGGACTAGGTGCTTTAAGGGTAATGGATGGACAAATGACTTTAGGGATGTTAGTCGCCTTTTTATATCTGATGAATAATTTTATGCGTCCGGTCAATCAACTGGTTACTACCGGAAGTTTGTTACAGGAAACTGAAGGGGACATGAACCGGATCGATGATGTATTGAATTATGAAAAAGAAGAAGAATTTATAAAGGAAGAAGAAAATGCTCAAACTTCAAATGAAGTAAATGTTAATAAGGCGGTACCCACTCAAAAATTAATCGGATATGTTGAATTAAAAGATATTTCATTTGGGTACAATACGACCATGCCCGCTTTGATTGATAACTTTAACCTAAAACTAACCCCCGGTAGCCGGATTGCCTTAGTAGGAGGCTCAGGAAGTGGAAAATCCACGGTAGCCAAATTGGTAAGTGGCCTTTACAAGCCTTGGGGAGGACAACTATTATTTGATGGACAGGATCGCTCGGAGATTCCGCGACACGTAATGACCGAGTCCTTAGCGGTAATTGATCAAGAAGTATTAATGTTTAAAGGTTCCATCCAGGAAAATATTTCGTTTTGGGATGAAAACCTACCCGAAACCGATATGATACAGTCAGCAAGGGATGCCGCCATTCACGATACGATCTCGGCTCGGGTTAATGCCTATGATGCAGAAGTATTAGAAAGGGGAACCAACTTTAGCGGTGGGCAACGTCAACGTTTGGAAATTGCCAGAGCCTTGGCACTAAATCCTTCGGTTCTAGTTTTAGATGAAGCAACCAGTGCGCTTGACCCGAAATCTGAAAAAGTAGTGATGGACAATATTAAACGTAGAGGTTGTACTTGCTTGATCGTAGCACACCGCCTCAGTACCATTATGGACTGCGATGAAATCATCGTAATGGAATATGGAAAAATAGTAGAAAGAGGAACCCACGAAGAACTTATAAAAAATAATGGAGTGTATACAAAATTAATAGATGCAAAATGA
- a CDS encoding NHLP bacteriocin system secretion protein, with amino-acid sequence MAAGFFRKAALEKLSTPEKLDQLIKITGTKAWISLVTILLILATGISWSFIGRVKTKLNVTGVLLGGEIHEIVSTSQGQLINLKVSIGDEIKEGDVVAIIEQPELQQQIEEAQVAITERKYELEQLLSYGNQDSRIQGELIKQQRSSIDLQIETQRKNLSFLKNQLKTENDLLKQGLLTRSQVVNTKQQIENAKNSIESLKAQRVQASSQQLNLGFDLEQRITNQKQRIAEAERKLEQLNERYTIQTEIKSPYNGQVVELLTDAGIMVGQGSPLCKLKNFVKSNNDKLRGVLYIPSQDGKKIKVGMEALVVPSTVQPQEHGFMKGKVTYVSDFPITQKGMMTSVKNDQLVQGLLAMGAPFEVFVEFEKDTTSFSGFKWTSAQGPDLVINEGTSCLGKITVKTEPPAAIVVPALKKFFDLY; translated from the coding sequence ATGGCAGCAGGATTTTTTAGAAAAGCAGCATTAGAAAAACTCTCCACTCCGGAGAAACTCGACCAACTCATTAAAATTACGGGAACCAAAGCCTGGATTTCTCTGGTAACCATTTTATTGATCCTTGCTACCGGAATCAGTTGGTCATTTATAGGCCGGGTAAAAACCAAATTAAATGTAACGGGTGTTTTATTAGGTGGAGAAATACACGAAATTGTTTCTACATCCCAGGGCCAGTTAATAAACTTAAAAGTAAGTATAGGAGACGAAATTAAGGAAGGAGATGTCGTTGCCATCATTGAACAACCGGAATTGCAACAACAGATCGAAGAAGCACAAGTTGCCATCACCGAGCGCAAATATGAGTTAGAACAATTATTGTCTTATGGAAATCAAGATTCTCGTATTCAGGGGGAATTGATTAAACAACAACGTTCCAGTATTGACCTACAAATAGAAACACAACGTAAAAACTTGTCTTTCTTAAAAAATCAGTTAAAAACCGAAAATGATTTACTGAAACAAGGACTATTAACCCGATCACAGGTTGTCAATACCAAACAACAAATTGAGAATGCAAAAAATAGCATTGAATCGTTAAAAGCACAACGGGTTCAGGCATCCAGTCAACAATTAAATTTAGGTTTTGACCTTGAACAACGTATTACTAATCAAAAACAACGCATTGCTGAAGCCGAACGTAAATTAGAACAATTGAATGAACGTTATACAATTCAAACAGAAATTAAAAGTCCTTACAACGGGCAGGTTGTCGAATTATTAACTGATGCCGGAATTATGGTAGGGCAAGGTTCGCCATTGTGCAAATTGAAAAACTTTGTAAAGTCAAATAATGACAAACTAAGAGGCGTACTTTACATCCCTTCACAGGATGGGAAAAAGATTAAAGTTGGAATGGAAGCCCTGGTAGTTCCTTCGACCGTACAACCCCAGGAACACGGGTTTATGAAAGGAAAAGTTACCTACGTTTCGGATTTTCCAATTACCCAAAAGGGAATGATGACCTCCGTAAAAAATGATCAATTGGTACAGGGGTTGTTGGCTATGGGAGCGCCATTTGAAGTATTTGTCGAATTTGAGAAGGACACTACTTCCTTTAGCGGATTCAAATGGACTTCTGCCCAGGGTCCGGATCTAGTAATTAACGAAGGAACCAGTTGCTTAGGTAAAATAACCGTAAAAACCGAACCCCCGGCCGCCATCGTAGTCCCCGCATTAAAAAAGTTCTTTGATTTATATTAG
- a CDS encoding TolC family protein, whose amino-acid sequence MNELNPLIYSGLTLVKKHCKKQNFLYLVTLISLLITSLQTLVAQNEIPCDLVELSNKALGINPILLQNKNQILSAEGGIQIQQGVFNPVFLSGISYQDNRSNLFDQDPRNELIDNNLIETETIDFTLGLQKTFRNGLFSTLNVDYADVANNFPLNQFNQNVRPFLSNHTFSSTLALTQPLLRGSGIKVATALEKAAILRSESVQNNYQNESAFQLLQIAVAYWQYTAAFQNWLIYKENEDRVANVLRITKELVKADKKPAGDLVQIQADLANQQRLTNTAFQNFQNSKINLGRAVGLNETESEALSIPLNTFPEISTSGVDGALLKDKLLEQALINRNDLQAFQKEKEALMKQVRLAANNRNPELNLTGFVSYGGTNFGNGIDRAFSAITNKDGSNYTVGVRLNLSLPILNQTARGTYLQQKTALDNQEIATDNLERNISLNVNIAVTNVENSASILKKAKETLTYSQEVFTNEQIKFKNGLTTLLNLILFQERLTFAQLEYQQAQLQFAVAIANLRYETGTLVAFTDSVNTPIISKQQYYTVPKT is encoded by the coding sequence ATGAATGAGTTAAATCCTTTGATATACTCAGGTTTGACTTTAGTTAAAAAGCATTGTAAAAAACAAAATTTTCTTTATTTAGTAACCCTAATTAGTCTACTAATTACAAGCCTACAAACTCTCGTAGCACAAAATGAGATTCCCTGTGACCTGGTAGAACTTTCGAACAAAGCTTTAGGCATCAATCCAATCCTCCTTCAAAACAAAAATCAAATACTAAGTGCCGAAGGAGGTATTCAAATTCAACAAGGTGTTTTTAACCCGGTTTTTCTTTCAGGCATTTCGTATCAGGATAACCGGTCTAACCTATTTGACCAGGATCCAAGAAATGAACTAATAGATAATAACCTAATTGAAACTGAAACCATTGATTTTACATTAGGTTTACAAAAAACATTCAGAAACGGACTTTTTTCTACCTTAAACGTAGATTATGCCGATGTAGCTAATAATTTTCCTTTAAACCAGTTCAATCAAAACGTACGACCCTTCTTATCCAACCATACTTTCTCTTCTACCTTAGCGCTTACTCAGCCTTTATTACGAGGAAGTGGGATTAAAGTAGCTACGGCACTGGAAAAAGCGGCTATCCTTCGTTCGGAAAGCGTACAAAATAATTATCAAAATGAGAGTGCCTTTCAATTACTGCAAATTGCCGTAGCCTACTGGCAATACACCGCAGCCTTTCAAAACTGGTTAATTTATAAAGAGAATGAAGATCGGGTGGCTAACGTACTTCGGATTACTAAAGAATTAGTTAAAGCAGATAAAAAACCAGCCGGAGACCTGGTACAAATTCAAGCCGACCTTGCTAATCAACAACGTTTAACGAATACTGCGTTTCAAAACTTTCAAAATTCTAAAATTAACCTGGGACGAGCCGTAGGACTCAATGAAACCGAAAGTGAAGCCTTAAGTATTCCTTTAAATACCTTCCCGGAAATTAGCACATCAGGAGTAGACGGTGCTTTACTAAAAGATAAATTACTAGAACAGGCACTTATCAACCGTAATGATTTACAAGCTTTTCAAAAAGAAAAAGAAGCTTTGATGAAACAAGTACGCTTAGCCGCAAACAATCGCAATCCGGAACTAAACCTTACCGGTTTTGTTTCATACGGAGGTACAAATTTTGGCAATGGAATCGATCGGGCATTTTCAGCGATTACGAATAAAGATGGTAGTAATTATACCGTAGGGGTTCGGTTAAACCTTTCACTTCCTATTCTAAATCAAACCGCCAGAGGTACTTACCTTCAGCAGAAAACAGCTTTAGATAACCAGGAAATTGCTACCGATAACCTGGAGCGAAATATTAGTTTAAATGTGAATATTGCTGTGACTAACGTAGAGAATTCCGCTTCTATCTTAAAGAAAGCTAAAGAAACTCTTACCTATTCACAGGAAGTATTTACAAACGAACAGATTAAATTTAAAAACGGATTAACCACCCTCCTAAATTTAATCCTATTTCAGGAACGGCTCACTTTTGCCCAACTGGAATACCAACAGGCACAGCTACAATTTGCCGTAGCCATTGCTAACCTTAGGTATGAAACCGGAACCTTAGTAGCATTTACTGATTCCGTTAATACTCCAATTATTTCAAAACAACAGTATTACACTGTTCCAAAAACATAA
- a CDS encoding cyclic nucleotide-binding domain-containing protein — translation MKKVLFLLGHLTDLDIEWMIRNGQKLQISEQDFLIHKGEAPEDLYIILSGELTIRDQDKVIATIGPGEIVGEMSFLEARPPAVNVIASEDCEIYSISKKLVTERLEKDPTFKANFYYSLALFLSDRLRKTTSQLGFGSPEEEDRIDTNVMEGISQAGARFSQILHKFSEI, via the coding sequence ATGAAAAAGGTTCTTTTTTTATTAGGGCATCTGACCGACTTGGATATCGAATGGATGATCCGAAACGGACAAAAACTTCAAATTTCCGAACAAGATTTTTTAATTCATAAAGGCGAAGCTCCTGAAGATTTGTATATCATCCTTTCCGGTGAATTAACCATCCGGGATCAGGATAAAGTCATTGCTACCATCGGTCCGGGTGAAATTGTAGGTGAAATGTCCTTTTTAGAAGCCCGTCCTCCTGCTGTTAATGTAATTGCTTCTGAAGATTGTGAAATTTATAGTATTTCAAAAAAACTAGTAACCGAACGCCTGGAAAAAGATCCGACTTTTAAGGCCAACTTTTACTATTCTTTAGCTTTATTTTTATCTGACCGGTTACGAAAAACTACCAGTCAGTTAGGTTTCGGATCTCCCGAAGAAGAAGACCGGATTGATACTAATGTGATGGAAGGCATCTCTCAAGCCGGAGCCAGGTTTAGCCAAATCCTACATAAATTCTCCGAAATCTAA
- a CDS encoding helix-turn-helix transcriptional regulator encodes MNTPSTNTLEKLKIDWNAPDVLQQILGSIQLPLQSIMEASSETSSLSTTEIHRRQSAEIIFSNSKEIKILIEKVLTNIESKAIRISDTTTPILFKIYENNEHVQLLCRNHLDTNRISKSDRQWLYQFEQEVFQKSNSNQLNLTEISYQLAISERQLHRKIKHLLHLTPNKYIRILKLHKAKELLDNYTYDTLSEIAYAVGFSDTHYFSKIFNQQYKTTPKELLTIRR; translated from the coding sequence ATGAACACACCAAGCACAAACACCTTAGAAAAACTAAAAATTGACTGGAATGCCCCGGATGTATTACAACAAATCCTGGGAAGTATTCAACTCCCGTTACAATCCATTATGGAAGCTAGTTCTGAGACTAGTTCCCTTTCAACAACAGAAATCCATAGGCGACAATCCGCAGAAATTATTTTTTCTAATAGCAAAGAGATTAAAATCCTAATTGAAAAGGTACTTACCAACATCGAATCCAAAGCAATACGGATTTCAGATACCACTACCCCCATTCTTTTCAAAATCTACGAAAACAATGAGCATGTACAACTTCTCTGTAGAAACCACCTGGATACGAATCGTATCTCCAAATCGGATCGGCAATGGTTGTACCAGTTTGAACAAGAGGTGTTTCAAAAAAGTAATAGCAACCAATTAAACTTAACGGAGATTTCTTATCAACTCGCTATCAGCGAACGTCAGTTACACCGTAAAATCAAACATCTCTTACACCTAACCCCAAATAAATATATCCGTATTTTAAAATTACATAAAGCCAAAGAATTATTAGATAATTATACGTACGATACCCTTTCGGAAATTGCATATGCCGTGGGCTTTTCAGACACTCATTATTTCTCTAAAATTTTTAACCAACAATACAAAACCACCCCAAAAGAACTTTTGACAATTAGGAGGTAA